In Paracoccus aminophilus JCM 7686, a single window of DNA contains:
- a CDS encoding F0F1 ATP synthase subunit A: MATEEHGGGLSFHPMDQFIVKPLFGNGEVHWYTPTNATLWLALTVLAIIALLVVGTRGRAIVPSRVQSTGELMYGMVHKMLEDITGKDGLKYFPYVMTLFCFILFANGLALLPKSFSTTSHIAVTAVLAIAVFLGVTILGFVKNGTHFLGLFWVKSAPLALRPVLAVIELISYFVRPVSHSIRLAGNIMAGHAVMKVFAAFAAVLAIAPLSVLAIVAVYALEVMVVVIQAYVFTILTCVYLKDALHPGH, translated from the coding sequence ATGGCGACAGAAGAACACGGCGGCGGTTTGAGCTTCCATCCGATGGATCAGTTCATCGTCAAGCCGCTCTTTGGTAATGGCGAAGTTCACTGGTACACGCCCACCAACGCGACCTTGTGGCTGGCGCTGACCGTTCTGGCGATTATCGCGCTTCTGGTCGTCGGCACCCGTGGCCGCGCGATCGTCCCGAGCCGCGTTCAGTCGACTGGCGAGCTGATGTACGGCATGGTCCACAAGATGCTGGAAGACATCACCGGCAAGGATGGGCTGAAGTACTTCCCCTATGTGATGACGCTCTTCTGCTTCATCCTCTTCGCCAATGGCCTCGCTCTTCTGCCGAAATCCTTCTCGACCACCTCGCATATCGCCGTCACGGCGGTTCTTGCCATCGCGGTCTTCCTCGGCGTCACCATTCTGGGCTTCGTCAAGAACGGCACCCATTTCCTCGGCCTCTTCTGGGTCAAGTCGGCACCGCTCGCTCTGCGTCCGGTTCTGGCCGTGATCGAGCTGATCTCCTACTTCGTTCGCCCGGTCAGCCACTCCATCCGTCTTGCAGGCAACATCATGGCCGGCCACGCAGTTATGAAAGTGTTCGCCGCTTTCGCCGCCGTGCTCGCCATCGCGCCGCTGTCGGTTCTCGCCATTGTCGCGGTCTATGCGCTTGAAGTCATGGTGGTCGTCATTCAGGCCTATGTCTTCACCATCCTGACCTGCGTCTATCTGAAGGACGCGCTGCATCCTGGCCACTAA
- a CDS encoding F0F1 ATP synthase subunit C, producing the protein MENLGQLGQYLGAGLACIGMAGAAIGVGNVAGNYLSGALRNPSAAASQTATLFIGMAFAEALGIFSFLVALLLLFAV; encoded by the coding sequence ATGGAAAACCTGGGTCAACTCGGTCAGTACCTCGGCGCGGGCCTCGCTTGCATCGGTATGGCCGGCGCTGCCATCGGTGTGGGCAACGTTGCTGGCAACTACCTCTCGGGCGCCCTGCGCAACCCGTCGGCAGCTGCTTCGCAAACCGCTACGCTGTTCATCGGCATGGCCTTCGCCGAAGCTCTGGGGATCTTCTCGTTCCTCGTCGCTCTGCTGCTGCTGTTCGCAGTCTGA
- a CDS encoding F0F1 ATP synthase subunit B' — protein MFSLLQAAAETAVQESETVSITESADAAHAAGAAVDAAAAHGAAAAPGMPQLDVTTYGNLIFWLVVALVVIYWALSRIALPRIGGVLADRQSAITGDLMSAEEFKQKAKEAGAAYDKALADARSEAQKIVAANKAEIQKELDAAIAHADAEIAARAGESEKRIGEIRASALDDARTVARDVTEELVRTFGGSADQAAVAQAVDQRLKGNVQ, from the coding sequence ATGTTCAGCCTGTTACAAGCGGCCGCCGAAACCGCGGTCCAAGAATCTGAAACGGTGTCGATCACCGAATCCGCAGACGCCGCACATGCTGCTGGCGCTGCTGTGGATGCCGCTGCAGCTCACGGCGCTGCGGCAGCCCCCGGGATGCCGCAGCTTGACGTGACCACCTATGGCAACCTGATCTTCTGGTTGGTTGTCGCTCTGGTGGTGATCTACTGGGCGCTCTCGCGGATTGCGCTTCCGCGCATCGGCGGCGTCCTGGCCGATCGTCAGTCCGCCATCACCGGCGATCTGATGTCAGCCGAGGAATTCAAGCAGAAGGCCAAAGAGGCCGGAGCTGCCTATGACAAGGCGCTTGCGGATGCCCGGTCTGAAGCGCAGAAAATCGTCGCGGCCAACAAGGCTGAGATCCAAAAGGAGCTCGATGCGGCCATCGCTCATGCTGATGCCGAAATCGCAGCCCGTGCTGGGGAATCGGAAAAGCGCATTGGCGAGATCCGTGCCTCGGCTCTGGACGATGCCCGCACCGTCGCGCGCGATGTCACGGAAGAGCTCGTGCGTACCTTTGGCGGCAGCGCCGATCAGGCCGCGGTGGCTCAGGCCGTCGACCAGCGTCTGAAGGGGAATGTGCAATGA
- a CDS encoding F0F1 ATP synthase subunit B yields the protein MKRLSVLLALIASPAFAASGPFFSLRNTDFVVLISFLVFIGILLYFKVPSIIGKLLDKRAEGIRNDLAEARRLREEAQEIYASYERRQREVSVQADEIVANAKREATLQAEKAKEDLKVSIARRLKAAEEQIAGAESDAVRAVRDRAVQVAVAAAAEILQQQGTAADRSAGIDKAIDDVARRLN from the coding sequence ATGAAACGTTTGAGCGTTCTTCTGGCTCTGATCGCCAGCCCCGCTTTCGCGGCTTCGGGTCCGTTCTTCTCGCTGCGCAACACCGACTTCGTGGTGTTGATCTCGTTCCTGGTCTTCATCGGCATCCTGCTTTATTTCAAGGTGCCGTCGATCATCGGGAAGCTGCTCGACAAGCGTGCTGAAGGGATCCGCAACGATCTCGCCGAGGCCCGCCGTCTGCGCGAAGAAGCTCAGGAGATCTATGCCTCCTATGAGCGTCGTCAGCGCGAAGTCAGCGTCCAGGCCGATGAGATCGTCGCCAATGCCAAGCGCGAGGCGACCCTGCAGGCCGAAAAGGCGAAGGAAGACCTCAAGGTCTCGATCGCCCGCCGCCTGAAGGCTGCCGAAGAGCAGATTGCTGGCGCCGAAAGCGATGCGGTTCGCGCCGTTCGTGATCGTGCCGTGCAGGTTGCTGTCGCTGCTGCTGCCGAGATCCTGCAACAGCAGGGCACCGCGGCTGACCGCAGCGCAGGCATCGACAAAGCGATCGACGATGTCGCCCGCCGCCTGAACTGA
- a CDS encoding GNAT family N-acetyltransferase: MDPKAMPSDMNPTFSLRPALPEDAATIAEIWHISASLPGVGAPIMPSRETLNARVAAELPAWQVTLAESRDQILGFIALKPSEKVLAELFLRPEARGLGIGPALIALAFRDMPEGFTLLTSATNTRARRFYERAGLSVLREDTHPRGGHPVIFYHWQPGEPSA, from the coding sequence ATGGACCCCAAAGCAATGCCCAGTGACATGAACCCGACCTTCTCGCTGCGCCCGGCCCTGCCCGAGGATGCCGCAACCATTGCCGAGATCTGGCATATCAGCGCGAGCCTGCCGGGCGTCGGCGCACCGATCATGCCCAGCCGCGAAACCTTGAATGCCCGCGTCGCGGCCGAACTGCCCGCGTGGCAGGTGACTTTGGCCGAAAGCCGCGATCAGATCCTCGGCTTCATCGCGCTGAAGCCTTCTGAAAAGGTGCTGGCCGAGCTGTTTCTGCGCCCCGAGGCGCGTGGCCTTGGCATTGGCCCGGCGCTGATCGCGCTCGCCTTTCGCGACATGCCTGAGGGCTTCACCCTGCTGACCTCGGCGACGAACACCCGGGCGCGGCGCTTCTATGAGCGCGCGGGTCTGAGCGTGCTGCGCGAAGACACCCATCCGCGCGGCGGCCATCCGGTGATCTTTTATCACTGGCAGCCCGGCGAGCCCTCGGCCTGA
- a CDS encoding OmpA family protein has protein sequence MKTRIALLAATTGVFALGACADINGQPRQINKTEQGAIAGAVVGGLIGAGKNKETAVKGALLGTAIGAIGGSMLDQQEKALKQQITNPNIQIVNRGNYLSVIMPESALFATDSAAVGAAGQNDLYTIGRNLTQYPNSTIQVIGHTDSTGSQAYNQDLSERRARSVAGILTAAGVAQGRLATVGRGAAQPVASNDTVAGRAQNRRVEINIYPTK, from the coding sequence ATGAAGACCCGCATTGCGCTGCTTGCCGCCACCACGGGTGTGTTCGCCCTCGGTGCCTGCGCCGACATCAATGGTCAGCCTCGCCAGATCAACAAGACCGAACAGGGCGCCATTGCCGGTGCCGTGGTCGGTGGCCTGATCGGCGCGGGCAAGAACAAAGAGACCGCCGTCAAGGGCGCGCTGCTTGGCACCGCCATTGGCGCAATCGGCGGCTCGATGCTCGACCAGCAGGAAAAGGCGCTGAAGCAGCAGATCACCAACCCGAACATCCAGATCGTGAACCGCGGTAACTACCTGTCGGTGATCATGCCGGAATCGGCGCTCTTCGCGACGGATTCGGCCGCGGTCGGCGCTGCGGGCCAGAACGATCTCTACACGATCGGTCGCAACCTGACGCAATATCCGAACTCGACGATCCAGGTCATCGGTCACACCGATTCGACCGGCTCGCAGGCCTATAACCAGGACCTGTCCGAGCGTCGTGCGCGTTCGGTCGCGGGCATCCTCACCGCCGCTGGCGTTGCGCAAGGGCGCCTTGCCACCGTTGGTCGCGGTGCGGCTCAGCCGGTCGCTTCGAACGACACCGTCGCGGGCCGCGCCCAGAACCGGCGCGTCGAGATCAACATCTATCCGACGAAATAA